A window of the Candidatus Krumholzibacteriia bacterium genome harbors these coding sequences:
- a CDS encoding 3-hydroxyacyl-CoA dehydrogenase NAD-binding domain-containing protein, with translation MGADRLAVVGAGIMGRGIAQVAALGGYKTVLQDIDAGQLQAALADIRASVARSVQRGGVAEAEAQQALAKLTTTTVLGEATHGAHIVIEAVPEHIHLKLEVLEELDRLCAPETILASNTSSLSITEMAAVTQRGPLVVGMHFFNPVPRMRLLEIVRGLETSADTVATAEQVGQRLGKETVVVRESPGFVTSRINALIGNEAFRMLEEGVATAKDIDKALKLGLNHPMGPFELVDLVGLDTRLSILEYLHRTLGDRFRPSPLLVQYVKGGRLGRKTGRGVYDYGSGQD, from the coding sequence ATGGGGGCAGATCGACTCGCCGTCGTGGGCGCCGGGATCATGGGACGAGGTATCGCCCAGGTCGCGGCACTCGGCGGTTACAAGACGGTGCTGCAGGACATCGATGCCGGGCAGTTGCAAGCGGCGCTGGCGGACATCCGTGCGTCCGTGGCGCGGTCGGTGCAACGCGGTGGCGTCGCCGAAGCCGAAGCGCAGCAGGCGCTCGCGAAGTTGACCACGACGACCGTGCTCGGTGAAGCCACCCACGGCGCGCACATCGTCATCGAGGCCGTGCCGGAGCACATCCATCTCAAGCTCGAGGTCCTGGAGGAGCTCGATCGCCTGTGCGCGCCGGAGACGATTCTCGCCTCCAACACCTCGTCGCTCTCGATCACCGAGATGGCCGCCGTCACCCAGAGGGGCCCCCTCGTGGTGGGCATGCACTTCTTCAACCCCGTCCCGAGGATGCGCCTGCTCGAAATCGTGCGGGGCCTGGAGACGAGCGCCGACACCGTGGCCACGGCCGAGCAAGTCGGCCAGCGCCTGGGCAAGGAAACGGTGGTGGTGCGCGAGTCGCCCGGTTTCGTCACCAGCCGCATCAACGCTCTCATCGGCAACGAGGCCTTCCGGATGCTGGAGGAGGGCGTGGCCACCGCCAAGGACATCGACAAAGCCCTCAAGCTAGGCCTCAACCATCCGATGGGGCCTTTCGAGCTGGTGGACCTGGTGGGCCTGGACACGCGACTGTCGATCCTGGAATACCTGCACCGCACTCTCGGCGACCGCTTCCGTCCCTCGCCGCTCCTGGTGCAGTACGTCAAAGGCGGCCGCCTGGGCCGCAAGACGGGTCGCGGCGTCTACGATTACGGCAGCGGGCAGGATTGA